The Anticarsia gemmatalis isolate Benzon Research Colony breed Stoneville strain chromosome 12, ilAntGemm2 primary, whole genome shotgun sequence genome segment AAATGATGGTGTATAGGTTGTTAATAATATAGGAAAAATGTATTGAAGTATAAATAGGACACAGTTAAGTTTCGTTTGTCACGTTTTTAATAAAGCTCAATCAGCTCAAGATTTACAACATTATAGATTTACTATATTCATTTGCCTTAGGAAAAAACTTCGTATAAACAAATACCTTTGGATAACTCACTTACTACATTCTATAcctatgttatttaaaaatacatggagatattttttatttccttttctcAGATAACATACCGTTGATTTTTCAGGCCGGACTTTTGATCAGTCTGATAGGCGCTACCGGTAACTCGGTGTGCGGGTCTACACTATTGTCTGCTAACCGTTTGGTGACGGCCGCTCACTGCTGGAGACTCAGGAACAACCAAGCATGGCAGTTCACCGTCATCCTCGGCACCAAGAGACTGTACAGTGGAGGCATCCGCATTGCCACCAGCCAGGTCATCATGCACCCACAATGGGATGAGATCAGTCTAAACAATGACGTAGCTATGATTTATTTGCCACAAAACGTTGCCTTTTCACGTAAGTTATCGACAATCATCATTTAATGAAACCTTATTTAGGTGCACAGAATAATGTCTAATcatcaagtatttttatttttctacagaGTTAATCCAGCCCATCGCTTTGCCCAGCGGTTCGGAGCTGTGGGAAACATTTGCGGGACATTGGGCTGTCGCCGCTGGCTACGGCAAGACTAGTGacagtttgtatttttttctattatgattaaaaaaagCCTTGCCCAAACTCTATTTATtcactttaatttttttcaaaacatatcTACCGGCTACTGGCTAACTAAAAGGCTGAGAAATTTGCATTGAAGTCTGATTgcacttgattttttttatttaaatacgttaCTTATATCATCAAAACTATTAATCtatttaaactctcgcgttgagtgtttaatataactataaaagaTGAAACGAtaagcattttaaggtaaaatgcgtaagtattcacgttaattcccgtatcctattatacgTATATTATCAAAACTATTTCCAAATCGTAGGTCAACAGGGAGCCTCGCAGCAAGTGAGTCATGTGCTTCTACAAGTGATCACCAACGCTCAGTGCCGAATGTCGTTTAGACCTGAGTTCGTGCCGCAGAGCACTCTGTGCACCAGTGGCGCTGGCGGCGTGGGTATATGCGGTGGAGACTCGGGAGGACCACTCGCACTTACTATCAATGGAAGGAATATTCTGGTAAAATTTGGACAATATTTACGTGCTAAGACCAAATATCTGAAATAaggaaaattgaaattttgtttttgtttttaaaaaagacaactcccgcactaagaattactcttgtgtagagggtacttttacaaacatacaaagtatCTATTTATCTAATGTTGTATGTATATCTATTATAGATTCT includes the following:
- the LOC142976981 gene encoding collagenase-like, whose amino-acid sequence is MRAILLVGFLFLSSAFAVEVFKNYHEEIGIPLAEKIRVYEESLKDNEEPDIDGRIIGGVVAPAGSHPHFAGLLISLIGATGNSVCGSTLLSANRLVTAAHCWRLRNNQAWQFTVILGTKRLYSGGIRIATSQVIMHPQWDEISLNNDVAMIYLPQNVAFSQLIQPIALPSGSELWETFAGHWAVAAGYGKTSDSQQGASQQVSHVLLQVITNAQCRMSFRPEFVPQSTLCTSGAGGVGICGGDSGGPLALTINGRNILIGINSFAAEGACQHGHPSGYARVTSFINFITQHL